The Pseudobacteroides sp. nucleotide sequence CCCTTTGCATTTGGCATAACTGTAATTTTGAAACTCTCGTTATAAATCTCCCAGAAAGGAATAAACTGCTCAAATGAGGGTTGATCTCCTAGAAAAGTAACATTTTTTAATGGGCATTCCATAAATACAGCAGGCCCCATGCTGGTAACGCTAGCCGGCATTGTTATATCTGTAATTGCACATTCATGGAAAGCACAATTTCCCAAGCTGGTGACACCGTCAGGTATTGTTGCACTCTTTATACTATAACCAGTACCACCGAATGCCATATCACCTATAGCTGTCACTTTTACTCCATCTATCGTACTTGGTATCACTAAATCTCCACCCTACCCATTGTACATCAAAATTGTTCCTGTAGTCGCATCAAAAGTATAAATGCTATCAGCTATAACAACATCATAGCTTTCTGAACAATTGAGAAACCAAACCCCGGAAGATTCATTTTTGTATGGATCTGGCTTGCCAAAGCCTTGTGAAGTGGGCAAAATTACAATCTTGAAACCAAGTTTTGTGTTGGAAAAAGCATAGCTGCCAAAATCCGGCTGATGACCCACGAAATAAGCATTACTTAGTTTGGTGCAGTCGTTGAATGCTGGCATACCTATCCTCGATACTCTGTTTGGTATGGTTATAGTTGCAAGGGATTTGCAACCGGAAAATGTACCGTCATTTATGACGGCCACACCATCAGGTATGGATATGCTTGTTAATTTGCAATAATAGAATGCATTGCTTCCAATACTTGTTACTTTAGATTGGTTTACCCGGTTTACCCCTTTCGGTACTGTTACATTTCCGCCGCTTCCTTTATATTTTACAATTGTTCCTGTAGCAGTATTTATAACAAAATCACCCGTGTCTATCAATGAAGTATCATTGCTGGTTGGAGTTGGCATCTGTGTTGGTGTCGGTTTTTCTACTATTCTTCCAAAATATTTTCCTATAAAAACTACGTCACCCATGTTTACTGACCCATCATTATTAAAGTCCACAGAAATAATTGCCGATGGTGTGGCAGCATACATTACGCAAGCCTGTACAAAAACGTAGCAATAATGCTGCATAAAAATAGATAAAATAGCGTTTTTTAATTTTCATAACTGTACCCTCCTCCATAAAACAAATCAA carries:
- a CDS encoding leucine-rich repeat domain-containing protein, translating into MIPSTIDGVKVTAIGDMAFGGTGYSIKSATIPDGVTSLGNCAFHECAITDITMPASVTSMGPAVFMECPLKNVTFLGDQPSFEQFIPFWEIYNESFKITVMPNAKGFGKPEPYNNETSWNWTLPVPMVCNITLRVSVY
- a CDS encoding leucine-rich repeat domain-containing protein, yielding MYAATPSAIISVDFNNDGSVNMGDVVFIGKYFGRIVEKPTPTQMPTPTSNDTSLIDTGDFVINTATGTIVKYKGSGGNVTVPKGVNRVNQSKVTSIGSNAFYYCKLTSISIPDGVAVINDGTFSGCKSLATITIPNRVSRIGMPAFNDCTKLSNAYFVGHQPDFGSYAFSNTKLGFKIVILPTSQGFGKPDPYKNESSGVWFLNCSESYDVVIADSIYTFDATTGTILMYNG